A segment of the Thiohalomonas denitrificans genome:
AACGCACCTTACAAAACTTCCAGTTGCACATCCTCCGCCCGGCCCTCGCGCAGGCGAAACCCCCGCATTTCCAGTACCCCCTTGGTGTCCAGCGACACGATCAGATATAGCACCTCCGGATAGGAGGCCTCCTCCAGATCGATCGGCGACGGCAACGCCGGGGCATGCGGGTGGGAGTGATAGATGGCGAACAGGGATTGGTCGGCTTCCCGGATCGAGCGCATCGCATCGACCTGCTCCCTG
Coding sequences within it:
- a CDS encoding Mov34/MPN/PAD-1 family protein: MTPIRIPRTIVNQILSHAQSSPESEVCGLIGAANGEPRRVYPVANAARRPDALFQMDPREQVDAMRSIREADQSLFAIYHSHPHAPALPSPIDLEEASYPEVLYLIVSLDTKGVLEMRGFRLREGRAEDVQLEVL